ATTTAGTCATGCGGGCCATACCACGGCATCGTGTTAGCCTTTGATTTGCGATGGCAACAGATCGATCGCCGCACTAGGGCAAAGCCGACTATGACAAGTCTTGCCGATCGCCATATTGGGACCCCGTTTGCATTCCTTCAAGCAGCCCGTTTTCTCCAGGGTGACTTGATCGCCTAAATTGCGATCGCTAACGGCTTGCTTTAGCTGCTGATAAATCTTTTGGGAGCCACGTTTGCGGCAGGTGCCACGATCGCAGACCCGAATCTTGGTCTTTTTCGATCGGCTCGCACTGCTACTACTGCTGGGCAATTCAATTTGCGTTGATTCTGCTGCCGCCGCAAGGATCTGCAGATCATAAACCTTATATTTCACGGCTCCATCGTCATGCTTCTGCTCAACGGCAAGAGACAGCAGTGT
Above is a window of Romeriopsis navalis LEGE 11480 DNA encoding:
- a CDS encoding (2Fe-2S) ferredoxin domain-containing protein; this translates as MKLKHPPKQRTNLVGQFVSYEVKDGYKVKRMNLLTGDGLQSVKLTKEARACLFRLTAETPLTPGTLLSLAVEQKHDDGAVKYKVYDLQILAAAAESTQIELPSSSSSASRSKKTKIRVCDRGTCRKRGSQKIYQQLKQAVSDRNLGDQVTLEKTGCLKECKRGPNMAIGKTCHSRLCPSAAIDLLPSQIKG